One part of the Vicia villosa cultivar HV-30 ecotype Madison, WI linkage group LG6, Vvil1.0, whole genome shotgun sequence genome encodes these proteins:
- the LOC131611869 gene encoding putative lipid-transfer protein DIR1 has translation MEGLMKLLCLVGFAVLVLGIYGVESAGECGRGTTPDNEAFKLAPCASAASDEDANVSQSCCAQVKKLGQNPACLCAVMLSNVAKMSGVDPKIAVTIPKRCNIATRPVGYKCGPYTLP, from the exons atggagGGTCTTATGAAGTTGTTGTGTCTTGTTGGTTTTGCTGTCCTTGTTTTAGGGATTTATGGAGTTGAAAGTGCTGGTGAATGTGGAAGGGGTACAACACCAGATAATGAAGCTTTTAAGCTAGCACCTTGTGCTAGTGCAGCATCTGATGAAGATGCTAATGTGTCTCAAAGCTGTTGTGCTCAGGTTAAGAAACTTGGTCAGAATCCAGCTTGCCTTTGTGCTGTTATGTTATCAAACGTTGCCAAAATGTCTGGTGTTGACCCTAAAATTGCTGTTACTATCCCTAAACGTTGCAACATTGCTACTCGTCCCGTCGGTTACAAGTGTGGAC CTTACACTCTTCCTTGA
- the LOC131611867 gene encoding uncharacterized protein LOC131611867, translating into MEGRKKLSSSSSSSSSSFTSELFGSIDFHPSSASSGIFDSIFSPSSKVFGRESLRSALNGKTATEGLNSKIGTQDYMSKGNADYVSKGSEGETEEKTNKDMSYVYQEQRVQPCQLSSSIYYGGQDVYSHPQSTRGSGSNTMYKKDGGEDDSGSASRGNWWQGSLYY; encoded by the exons ATGGAAGGAAGAAAGAAATTgagttcttcttcttcatcttcatcatcttctttcaCTTCTGAACTCTTTGGTTCCATTGATTTTCATCCTTCCTCTGCTTCTTCTGGAATTTTCGACTCTATTTTTTCTCCATCTTCAAAG GTGTTTGGAAGAGAGTCTCTGCGTTCTGCACTGAATGGAAAAACTGCTACTGAAGGATTAAACTCCAAAATTGGTACTCAAG ATTATATGAGTAAGGGAAATGCAGATTATGTGAGTAAGGGAAGTGAGGGTGAAACTGAGGAGAAAACAAATAAGGATATGAGTTATGTTTATCAAGAACAAAGAGTTCAACCATGTCAGCTTAGTTCATCAATCTATTATGGTGGCCAAGATGTATACTCTCATCCTCAGAGTACTCGTGGTTCGGGATCGAACACTATG TACAAGAAAGATGGTGGAGAAGATGATTCAGGAAGTGCCTCAAGAGGAAACTGGTGGCAAG GATCTCTCTATTATTAA
- the LOC131611868 gene encoding non-specific lipid transfer protein GPI-anchored 26-like: MEGLMKLLCLVGFVVLVAGIHGVESAGECGRGTTPDNEAFKLAPCASAASDEDANVSQSCCAQVKKLGQNPACLCAVMLSNVAKMSGANPEIAVTIPKRCNIATRPVGYKCGPYTLP; the protein is encoded by the exons atggagGGTCTTATGAAGTTGTTGTGTCTTGTTGGTTTTGTAGTCCTTGTTGCAGGGATTCATGGAGTTGAAAGTGCTGGTGAATGTGGAAGGGGTACAACACCAGATAATGAAGCTTTTAAGTTAGCACCTTGTGCTAGTGCAGCATCTGATGAAGATGCTAACGTGTCTCAAAGCTGTTGTGCTCAGGTTAAGAAACTTGGTCAGAATCCAGCTTGTCTTTGTGCTGTTATGTTATCAAACGTTGCTAAAATGTCTGGTGCTAACCCTGAAATTGCTGTTACTATCCCTAAACGTTGCAATATTGCTACTCGTCCCGTCGGTTACAAGTGTGGAC CTTACACTCTTCCTTGA